The Paralichthys olivaceus isolate ysfri-2021 chromosome 9, ASM2471397v2, whole genome shotgun sequence genome contains a region encoding:
- the LOC109640434 gene encoding fibroblast growth factor-binding protein 1-like, giving the protein MAFLTNLAILLVLACISHQLMLGSCQKGRRGRGGRGVDRGQHKDRSGPKVARQPKSVSAQPIKGKLVTKDKSECTWAATGEDVFVLGVTCKKGDTSFSCEYVSKPFLCPRYASNVKLYWKQIARALKKQKNLCQDGSAPVRAGMCRQAARDAHFRLRDVQREAVQPPPPPPSPPPAARAVKSCQPGHKKLAEEHCNDSWSSLCTFFFTMVQDDDC; this is encoded by the coding sequence ATGGCTTTCCTCACCAATCTCGCCATCCTCCTGGTGCTGGCTTGTATTTCCCATCAGCTGATGTTGGGCAGCTGTCAGAAAGGTCGAAGGGGACGAGGGGGACGAGGGGTGGACAGAGGACAGCACAAGGACAGGTCAGGGCCGAAGGTCGCCCGCCAGCCCAAATCTGTCTCTGCTCAGCCCATCAAGGGAAAACTGGTCACCAAAGACAAGTCTGAGTGCACCTGGGCGGCCACGGGTGAGGATGTCTTCGTCCTCGGTGTCACTTGCAAGAAGGGGGACACAAGCTTTAGCTGTGAATACGTCTCCAAACCTTTCCTCTGTCCCAGGTACGCCTCCAATGTCAAACTCTACTGGAAGCAAATTGCGAGGGCACTGAAGAAGCAAAAGAACCTGTGCCAGGACGGCAGTGCGCCGGTCAGGGCAGGTATGTGCAGACAAGCTGCCAGAGATGCTCATTTCAGACTCCGTGATgttcagagagaagctgtccaacctcccccacctcctccttctcctccccctgcGGCCAGAGCTGTCAAATCCTGTCAGCCTGGACACAAGAAGCTGGCGGAGGAGCACTGTAATGACTCCTGGTCGAGTCTTTGCACGTTCTTTTTTACTATGGTGCAGGATGACGACTgctga
- the fgfbp2a gene encoding fibroblast growth factor binding protein 2a, with product MWTQASPPLLLPLLLACCLWPAEAQSDGRMQNIWDDPIKFKTKAEDFCNMTITGHGEFTRMRLSCQSSKRSYWCEYVGKPYNCRMYNKKPRHYFIQMMWGFRRIHNACEAPKKIRPHMCRKATDDSQMVFSSAGSSQLWQELSSRPRPAARPARPEPRPAPDRPESVRKPSSKSIRVPPREKTSQRTTPPPPTPPVETNAKRMARQYCWRSLHGVCSYVIGLFRN from the coding sequence ATGTGGACCCAGGCCAGCCCTcccctgctgctgccgctgctgctcgCCTGCTGCCTCTGGCCGGCCGAGGCTCAGAGCGACGGCAGGATGCAGAACATCTGGGACGATCCCATCAAATTCAAGACCAAGGCTGAAGACTTCTGCAACATGACCATCACCGGTCACGGGGAATTCACCCGGATGAGGCTGTCATGCCAGAGCAGCAAGCGCTCCTACTGGTGCGAGTACGTGGGGAAGCCTTACAACTGCCGCATGTACAACAAAAAACCCCGACACTACTTCATCCAGATGATGTGGGGCTTCAGGAGGATCCACAATGCCTGCGAGGCACCGAAGAAGATCAGACCTCACATGTGCAGGAAGGCAACTGACGACTCTCAGATGGTCTTTTCATCTGCTGGGTCGTCCCAGTTATGGCAAGAACTTTCTTCAAGACCAAGACCAGCAGCCCGGCCTGCAAGACCCGAACCTCGACCTGCACCCGACAGGCCGGAGTCAGTGAGGAAACCCTCTTCGAAATCCATACGAGTCCCACCGAGAGAAAAGACCTCGCAGAGAACCACTCCGCCGCCACCGACGCCTCCTGTGGAGACCAACGCCAAGAGGATGGCTCGGCAGTACTGTTGGAGGTCACTTCATGGCGTCTGCTCCTACGTCATTGGGTTGTTTCGAAATTAA